The Nitrosomonas communis genome has a segment encoding these proteins:
- a CDS encoding lipoprotein-releasing ABC transporter permease subunit — protein MFLYELLIGLRYTRAKRRNHFISFISLISLLGITLGMTALITVMSVMNGFHKEIRSRILGVASHVQISTISGTLTNWQQIADMASKHPQVIAAAPYVSAQGMLSHNQVVRGIMVRGILPDYENRVADFAQMMVMGELDQLKAGEFDIAIGIELARSLGAFPGDKIVLISPQGQVTPAGMLPRLKQFTVTSVFEAGHYEYDSGLALIHMADAQKLYRMEPNQVSGVRLKLKDMFQAPQVVKELSLMVSADNYITDWTHQHANYFRAIQIEKRMLSLILALIIAVAAFNIVSTLVMAVTDKQPDIAILRTLGASPGSIMKIFIVQGTLIGVLGTVLGLIGGTLLAYNVGEVVAFIERLFSIQFLSQEVYYISEIPSDPQLDDIVTVAVVSFTLTLLATLYPSYRASKVNPAEALRYE, from the coding sequence GTGTTCCTCTATGAACTGTTAATCGGCTTACGCTACACACGCGCAAAACGGCGTAATCACTTCATCTCTTTTATTTCCTTGATTTCTTTGCTGGGTATCACGCTGGGCATGACGGCACTCATCACGGTCATGTCAGTCATGAATGGTTTTCATAAGGAAATCCGCTCACGCATACTCGGTGTTGCTTCACATGTTCAAATCAGCACCATTAGCGGTACTTTAACTAATTGGCAACAAATTGCCGACATGGCAAGCAAGCATCCGCAAGTAATTGCAGCAGCCCCGTATGTCAGCGCGCAAGGCATGCTCTCTCACAATCAGGTAGTACGAGGTATTATGGTACGTGGAATTTTGCCAGACTATGAAAATCGCGTAGCTGATTTCGCGCAAATGATGGTGATGGGTGAACTTGATCAGTTGAAAGCAGGTGAATTCGATATTGCCATTGGTATCGAGCTGGCACGTAGCCTGGGTGCATTTCCGGGCGATAAGATTGTCCTGATCTCCCCACAGGGTCAAGTAACCCCTGCAGGGATGTTACCTCGTCTAAAACAATTCACCGTAACGAGCGTATTTGAAGCCGGCCATTATGAATATGATTCTGGCTTAGCATTAATTCATATGGCAGATGCGCAGAAACTCTATCGCATGGAACCTAACCAGGTATCGGGGGTGCGGCTCAAGCTGAAGGATATGTTTCAGGCGCCCCAGGTGGTAAAAGAACTGTCATTGATGGTTTCTGCTGATAACTACATCACTGACTGGACGCATCAGCACGCTAATTACTTCCGGGCGATTCAGATCGAGAAACGCATGTTGTCGTTGATTCTGGCATTAATCATCGCGGTTGCAGCCTTCAACATCGTCTCAACCCTGGTCATGGCCGTGACTGACAAGCAACCGGATATCGCTATCCTGCGCACCTTGGGTGCCAGCCCTGGCAGCATTATGAAAATATTTATTGTGCAGGGAACCCTAATCGGTGTCCTGGGCACAGTGCTGGGTCTCATTGGTGGAACGCTGCTGGCTTATAACGTGGGAGAAGTGGTTGCGTTCATAGAACGACTATTTAGCATTCAGTTTCTCTCACAGGAAGTTTACTACATTAGCGAAATACCCTCTGATCCACAATTGGATGATATCGTGACAGTGGCAGTGGTATCCTTTACGCTTACACTACTCGCAACGCTTTACCCAAGCTACCGCGCATCAAAAGTTAATCCGGCAGAGGCACTGCGCTATGAATAA
- the coaD gene encoding pantetheine-phosphate adenylyltransferase, with translation MDKAVYPGTFDPLTRGHEDLVRRAAKLCKHVIVAVAADSGKTPFFSLADRIQMAQEVLKDCRNIEVMGFTGLLTVFLQQQNAHIILRGLRAVSDFEYEFQLAGMNRHLYPEVETVFLTPSEQYMFISATIVREIARLGGNADEFVHPIVAELLRKKMKN, from the coding sequence ATGGATAAAGCGGTTTATCCTGGAACTTTCGATCCATTGACGCGTGGCCATGAAGATCTGGTGCGTCGTGCCGCAAAATTATGTAAACATGTTATTGTGGCCGTGGCTGCGGATAGTGGCAAAACTCCTTTTTTCTCCTTGGCCGATCGCATTCAAATGGCCCAAGAGGTGCTAAAAGATTGTCGCAATATCGAGGTGATGGGATTTACTGGTTTGTTAACCGTGTTTTTGCAGCAACAAAATGCCCATATCATTCTGCGTGGCTTACGTGCTGTGTCTGACTTTGAATATGAATTTCAATTGGCGGGAATGAACCGTCATCTCTATCCAGAGGTTGAAACTGTTTTTTTAACCCCATCTGAGCAATATATGTTTATTTCTGCCACGATTGTACGAGAAATTGCCAGATTGGGAGGAAATGCAGACGAATTTGTGCATCCCATTGTTGCAGAACTGTTACGCAAGAAAATGAAAAACTGA
- the rsmD gene encoding 16S rRNA (guanine(966)-N(2))-methyltransferase RsmD — translation MQKVPLVFSIIDQEKTEFDVVGFMVREGKVRIIGGKWRSRVITFPDEKYLRPTPDRVRGTVFNWLGQDLTGKYCLDLFAGSGAMGFEAASRGAERVVMVELSRSIMHQLDATRQKLDAVQVELVQMDALAFIASDVRQYDVIFLDPPFQFNLLPDLLMQLPSHMTGDGLVYIENDHKFDLDEQWLVWRSGRAGKVYHHLLKLKKNG, via the coding sequence TTGCAGAAAGTACCTCTCGTCTTCAGTATAATTGATCAAGAGAAAACAGAATTTGATGTGGTTGGTTTTATGGTGCGAGAAGGAAAGGTTCGAATTATTGGTGGCAAGTGGCGCAGCCGGGTGATCACTTTTCCTGATGAGAAATATTTACGGCCAACACCTGATCGAGTTCGAGGAACGGTATTTAATTGGTTGGGACAGGATTTAACTGGTAAATATTGTTTGGATTTATTCGCAGGAAGTGGCGCAATGGGTTTTGAAGCAGCCTCACGAGGGGCTGAGCGCGTCGTGATGGTAGAGTTGAGTAGGAGCATAATGCATCAATTGGACGCAACCCGGCAGAAGTTGGATGCAGTTCAAGTAGAATTAGTGCAAATGGATGCGCTGGCATTTATTGCCTCGGATGTGAGGCAGTATGATGTCATATTTTTAGATCCTCCTTTTCAGTTTAATCTGCTGCCTGACTTATTGATGCAGCTTCCTTCACATATGACAGGAGACGGTTTGGTCTATATAGAAAATGATCATAAATTTGATCTGGATGAGCAATGGCTTGTATGGCGAAGCGGCCGGGCAGGCAAGGTTTACCACCACTTACTGAAATTGAAAAAAAATGGATAA
- a CDS encoding YggS family pyridoxal phosphate-dependent enzyme, which produces MTTIATRLQTVKSHIAEAARNAGRRPEDILLLAASKTNPPEKVREAWEAGQTVFGENYLQEGLIKIRALADLPIEWHFIGPIQSNKTKPIAENFAWAHSVDREKIAVRLSNARPESLPPLQVCVQVNVSGEVTKSGIAPEQAAELAAFVNQLPRLKLRGLMAVPELTSATALQREQFQIMWQIFEQLKKDGFDIDTLSMGMSEDMDIAIAEGATIVRIGTAIFGPRRYAIPEELAPRQ; this is translated from the coding sequence ATGACAACAATTGCCACACGTCTGCAAACAGTTAAATCCCATATTGCAGAGGCTGCCAGGAATGCAGGACGACGACCAGAGGACATTCTGTTATTAGCTGCCAGCAAAACTAATCCTCCTGAAAAGGTAAGAGAAGCCTGGGAAGCGGGGCAAACTGTATTTGGAGAAAACTATCTGCAGGAGGGGTTGATCAAAATTCGCGCACTTGCTGATTTACCCATAGAGTGGCATTTTATTGGCCCGATCCAAAGCAACAAAACCAAACCTATTGCAGAAAATTTTGCCTGGGCACATAGTGTAGATCGAGAAAAAATTGCTGTGCGCCTGTCTAATGCACGACCTGAATCGCTTCCGCCGTTACAAGTCTGTGTCCAAGTCAATGTCAGTGGTGAAGTGACCAAAAGTGGTATTGCGCCTGAACAGGCTGCAGAGCTCGCCGCCTTTGTTAATCAACTACCTCGTTTAAAATTAAGAGGATTAATGGCGGTACCCGAGCTGACTTCAGCAACTGCACTGCAACGCGAGCAATTTCAAATCATGTGGCAGATCTTTGAGCAGCTCAAAAAGGATGGCTTCGATATCGATACCCTATCCATGGGTATGTCTGAGGATATGGATATTGCGATTGCAGAGGGCGCCACAATTGTACGGATAGGTACCGCCATTTTTGGGCCGAGGCGTTATGCTATTCCTGAGGAGCTCGCTCCGCGCCAGTAA
- the lolD gene encoding lipoprotein-releasing ABC transporter ATP-binding protein LolD: MNNTVISCKNLYKSYFQGKLEVPVLQGVNLSLSRGEMVSVVGASGSGKSTLLHLLGGLDSPSKGEILLLGQGLTTISEEKRCQLRNHSIGFIYQFHHLLPEFSAQENVAMPLLIRRMNKQEAMERAADMLQHVGLSHRLTHTPGELSGGERQRAAVARALVTQPACVLADEPTGNLDRHTAEGVFNLMLELNRKVNATLVIVTHDPQLANQAERVLQLIDGVLV; this comes from the coding sequence ATGAATAACACCGTCATTTCATGCAAAAATCTCTATAAAAGCTACTTTCAGGGCAAGCTCGAAGTGCCCGTGTTGCAAGGAGTTAACCTATCGTTGAGCAGGGGCGAAATGGTATCGGTGGTCGGTGCCTCCGGTTCGGGCAAAAGTACATTGCTGCATCTGCTGGGCGGACTGGACTCACCGAGCAAAGGGGAGATTCTGCTGCTAGGTCAAGGTCTCACCACCATCAGCGAAGAAAAAAGGTGTCAATTGCGCAATCATTCAATTGGTTTTATTTACCAGTTCCACCATCTGCTTCCCGAGTTCAGCGCTCAGGAAAACGTGGCCATGCCACTGCTGATACGGCGCATGAATAAACAAGAAGCGATGGAGCGCGCAGCGGACATGCTGCAGCACGTCGGCCTGAGCCATCGCCTGACTCATACGCCTGGTGAGCTTTCTGGAGGAGAGCGTCAACGGGCAGCCGTAGCACGAGCATTGGTAACTCAGCCAGCCTGCGTGCTGGCCGATGAACCTACTGGCAATCTTGACCGCCATACCGCAGAAGGAGTATTTAATTTAATGCTGGAGCTCAATCGCAAAGTGAATGCTACTCTTGTCATCGTTACGCATGATCCACAACTCGCCAACCAGGCAGAACGGGTTTTGCAACTGATTGATGGTGTACTGGTGTAA
- a CDS encoding YfhL family 4Fe-4S dicluster ferredoxin: MALLITDECINCDVCEPECPNQAISQGEEIYEINPNLCTECVGHYDTPQCVEVCPVNCIITHPNVTESHEQLLAKYHALITGAERAPQE; encoded by the coding sequence ATGGCATTATTAATTACTGATGAATGTATTAATTGTGATGTTTGCGAGCCGGAATGTCCGAATCAAGCAATTTCGCAAGGTGAGGAGATTTATGAGATCAATCCCAATTTATGCACAGAGTGTGTAGGACATTATGATACCCCTCAATGTGTTGAGGTTTGCCCCGTCAATTGTATTATTACCCATCCCAATGTGACTGAGAGTCATGAGCAATTACTAGCTAAATATCATGCGTTGATTACTGGCGCGGAGCGAGCTCCTCAGGAATAG
- a CDS encoding type IV pilus twitching motility protein PilT, with amino-acid sequence MNIVELLAFVVKNNASDLHLSAGMPPMIRVHGDVRRINLPAMEHKDVHDMIYDIMNDSQRKFYEEHLECDFSFAVPNLARFRVNAFNTHRGAASVMRTIPSKVLTLEQIKAPKIFAEIAQQPRGVVLVTGPTGSGKSTTLAAMIDDINENQYGHILTLEDPIEFVHESKKCLINQREIGKDSHSFANALRAALREDPDIILVGEMRDLETIRLALTAAETGHLVFGTLHTSSAAKTIDRIIDVFPAEEKEMVRAMLSESLRAVISQALLKTKDGTGRVAAHEIMIGTPAIRNLIREGKVAQMYSTIQTGQSVGMQTLDQNLADLVKRNVVSMVEARAKAMNKDNFRS; translated from the coding sequence ATGAACATAGTAGAACTACTTGCCTTTGTGGTCAAGAATAATGCATCTGATTTGCATTTGTCTGCGGGTATGCCACCAATGATACGTGTACATGGTGATGTCCGGCGCATCAATCTGCCAGCCATGGAGCATAAAGATGTCCATGACATGATTTATGACATCATGAATGATAGTCAGCGCAAATTCTATGAAGAGCATCTCGAATGCGATTTTTCTTTTGCCGTACCTAATCTTGCGCGTTTTCGAGTTAATGCATTCAATACTCATCGAGGTGCAGCTTCAGTCATGCGCACAATTCCATCAAAGGTGCTAACACTGGAGCAGATCAAAGCGCCCAAGATTTTTGCAGAAATTGCGCAGCAACCGCGAGGCGTTGTGCTGGTAACAGGTCCAACCGGTTCGGGTAAGTCAACTACCCTGGCGGCAATGATCGACGATATTAATGAGAATCAGTATGGTCATATTCTTACACTTGAGGATCCGATCGAGTTTGTTCATGAAAGTAAGAAATGCCTGATCAATCAACGTGAAATCGGAAAAGATAGCCATAGTTTCGCTAATGCATTGCGTGCAGCTTTACGAGAAGACCCGGACATTATTTTAGTGGGTGAGATGCGAGATCTGGAGACGATTCGTTTGGCGTTGACAGCGGCAGAAACAGGTCATTTGGTATTCGGTACCCTGCATACGAGTTCTGCCGCCAAAACCATTGATCGTATTATCGATGTGTTTCCTGCGGAGGAAAAGGAAATGGTTCGTGCCATGCTATCGGAGTCCCTGCGGGCAGTGATCTCTCAGGCATTGTTGAAAACTAAAGATGGGACTGGCCGAGTGGCAGCGCATGAGATCATGATCGGTACCCCCGCCATCCGTAACCTGATCCGGGAAGGAAAAGTGGCTCAGATGTATTCAACTATTCAGACCGGTCAGAGTGTAGGAATGCAAACACTCGATCAAAACCTGGCTGATCTGGTGAAGCGTAATGTCGTTTCCATGGTGGAGGCAAGAGCCAAAGCTATGAACAAGGACAATTTTCGAAGTTAA
- a CDS encoding carbonic anhydrase: MKRKLLSNLFAAVIVSYATSVFSEPPHWDHTEQETWWSLQDTSQAPPLSFPFAECGVGQHQSPIDLAKAKIEGTEVNPLEISYPVDNAPVFFNTGHAIQVNTSSGYTGHLKIGEESFPLTQFHFHEPSEHVVGTTSFPAELHYVHVKSDGRLVVLAVAINLGDQNPVFQTILDNMPPDSGGKNQNSGLQFDPAALLPKLDQPIQYFTLAGSLTTPPCSEGVQWYILPKLITISDAQLTQLKSFYANNNRLPQEVNGRNILTGK; this comes from the coding sequence ATGAAAAGAAAATTATTAAGTAATTTATTCGCTGCTGTCATTGTATCTTACGCAACAAGTGTTTTTTCAGAACCACCTCACTGGGACCATACTGAGCAAGAAACCTGGTGGTCCCTTCAGGACACCTCTCAAGCACCACCGTTAAGTTTCCCTTTTGCTGAATGCGGTGTAGGGCAGCATCAATCTCCTATTGACTTGGCTAAAGCAAAAATTGAGGGAACAGAGGTTAATCCTCTGGAAATTTCATATCCTGTTGATAATGCACCAGTTTTTTTCAATACGGGTCATGCGATACAAGTTAATACTTCCTCCGGTTACACAGGCCATCTTAAGATTGGAGAAGAATCGTTTCCGTTAACCCAATTTCATTTTCATGAACCAAGTGAACATGTCGTGGGTACCACTAGTTTTCCAGCTGAATTGCACTATGTTCATGTCAAGAGCGATGGCAGACTGGTCGTTTTGGCAGTGGCAATCAATTTAGGGGATCAAAATCCAGTATTTCAAACGATTCTAGACAATATGCCACCTGATTCAGGTGGTAAAAATCAAAACTCCGGTTTGCAATTCGACCCTGCAGCGTTATTACCAAAACTTGATCAACCGATCCAGTACTTCACCTTAGCAGGATCGTTAACTACCCCGCCCTGTAGCGAAGGTGTTCAATGGTATATTCTCCCCAAATTGATCACCATTTCAGATGCGCAACTTACTCAACTAAAAAGCTTCTACGCTAATAACAATCGTTTACCTCAAGAGGTAAACGGTCGAAATATTTTGACAGGGAAATAA
- a CDS encoding PilT/PilU family type 4a pilus ATPase, which translates to MEQEQATKFMHDLLHLMLSKKASDLFITAGYPPAFKIDGNMTPVSQQPLSPQQTAELARAIMNDKQAAEFAATKECNFAIHPAGIGRFRVNAFIQQQRVGLVIRTITTQIPKFDDLGLPLVLKDVVMSKRGLVIFAGGTGSGKSTSLAALIGHRNQNSYGHIITIEDPVEYVHEHINCVITQREVGVDTDSWEAALKNTLRQAPDLILIGEIRDRETMEHAIAFAETGHLCMGTLHANSANQALDRIINFFPEERRAQLLMDLSLNLRALIAQRLIPRKEGKGRVAAIEVMLNSPLISDLIFKGEVHEIKEIMKKSRELGMQTFDMALFELYEAGLISYEEALRNADSMNELRLQIKLHSSEAQHKNINEGIEHLTIT; encoded by the coding sequence ATGGAACAAGAGCAGGCAACAAAATTTATGCACGATTTGCTGCATTTAATGCTCAGCAAAAAGGCTTCCGATTTGTTTATCACAGCTGGCTATCCGCCTGCGTTTAAAATTGACGGAAATATGACCCCCGTATCCCAGCAGCCGCTTTCCCCCCAGCAAACGGCAGAACTGGCGCGCGCTATCATGAATGACAAACAGGCGGCAGAGTTTGCAGCGACCAAGGAGTGCAATTTTGCCATTCATCCAGCGGGCATCGGACGATTTCGTGTGAATGCATTCATTCAACAACAGCGAGTAGGTCTTGTGATTCGCACGATCACTACACAAATTCCAAAATTTGATGATTTGGGTCTGCCGCTTGTGCTAAAAGACGTGGTGATGAGCAAGCGTGGTTTAGTTATTTTTGCAGGCGGTACCGGCTCAGGTAAATCGACCTCACTTGCCGCTCTGATCGGACACCGTAATCAGAACAGTTATGGCCATATCATCACTATTGAAGACCCAGTAGAATATGTGCATGAGCATATTAACTGCGTTATCACACAACGAGAAGTGGGCGTGGATACGGATTCCTGGGAAGCAGCACTCAAGAATACCTTGCGCCAGGCACCTGATCTTATTTTGATTGGTGAAATTCGTGATCGTGAAACCATGGAGCATGCCATTGCTTTTGCCGAGACGGGCCACTTATGCATGGGGACGCTGCACGCCAACAGTGCCAACCAGGCGCTTGACCGCATTATTAATTTTTTTCCGGAAGAACGCCGAGCACAGCTGTTGATGGATTTATCATTAAATTTGAGAGCCTTGATTGCGCAACGGCTGATTCCCAGGAAAGAGGGGAAAGGGCGGGTGGCAGCAATTGAGGTGATGCTGAATTCTCCATTGATCTCAGATCTGATTTTTAAAGGTGAAGTTCATGAAATCAAAGAGATCATGAAAAAATCGCGCGAGCTCGGTATGCAAACTTTTGATATGGCGTTATTTGAGCTTTATGAAGCTGGCCTGATCAGTTATGAGGAAGCGCTGAGAAATGCAGATTCCATGAATGAGCTACGCTTACAAATCAAACTGCACAGCTCAGAAGCGCAACACAAAAACATCAATGAAGGCATTGAGCATTTGACGATTACCTGA